The nucleotide window TCTACGGCCTTACCCGTGCCTACATCGAATCGACCGGCGAGGGCGATGTCGCGTTGCTGGCCAGCTGCATCCTCGGCGAAAAGAAACTGGTTTATTCCGATCGGGTGAGCATCGATGCCCGGTTGCTGGCATTGCGCGGCGCGTTGCCGAAGCCGAAGGTTGAAATCTTTTACACGACCGATCAGTCGGAACCGACCGATCAATCGACTCCCTACACCGGTGCGTTCAAGGTTGAGCCGGGCACCACGGTCAAGGCGCTGGTGGTGCTCAACGGCCAGCTGGTTCAGCGGCTGGAGGAACGCTTTGCCGCCGACGAAGGTTTCATCTGGGAAGGGGGCGGCCAGCCTTCGGGCACCCCGCCCGGCGAACAGGCCGAGACGGCCGCCTTCAAGGGGGCGGAGGTTATGGGCAACGGCGAATATTTCCGGGGCAAGGGGTTTCTGCGCTTCGGCAAGGATAAGGGGGCCTATGTCGAGTGGTATCAGGAAAACGATGGCGGCGCCGGCGAGGCCGACCTGTCGATCCGCTATGGCGGAAAGATCAAGACCGAAAAAGGCCACTTGGTGAAGGTCACGGTGAACGGCGCGGTTGCGCACGAAGAACTCCTGCTGCCGAACACCCGAAACCCGGGGCGCGAATGGGCAAAGATCACGGTACCGATCCAGATGGGCCGCGGCGCAAACACCATCCGCATCGAACCGCTCTCCGGCGGCGGCCTCTGCATCGACGAAATCCTGGTTCGCTAGCAAATGAAGATGACTCTACATCGACGGAATTTTATTGGTGGCCTGGTGGTTGGCGGGACGGTGCTGCCCCGGTTGGGCATGGCCAACGAGGCCGAATGGAAGCATCTGGTTCAGCGGCTTGCGGCGAAGAAGGAGCGGCTCGCGTCAATGATCGACGAAGCGCAGCGCAAGCAACTGTGCATCGATTATGCGGAAACCTCGTTCAACGTGATTACGCTATTCCAGCAGGCGGCGCAGCACGACCATGACCACATGGACCGGGTGCGCGAAATCTTCAAGACGTATGGCCGCTACCCGAAAATCGATCCCGTCCACACGGAGCGCCTGCCGCTGACCGAGTTGGAGGGGTGCATCGACGTGGCCGAAAGCGCGATGGCCGAACTCGAACTGCAGCTTGCGCGGAAGGCGCGGCCGGCCGCTCCGCCGGATCTGGGCCAAGGCCAAATGGAACTGGCGCCGTTTGCCTACAGGTTGGATGGCAAACCCGTGTTTCCCAGCTCGCTGGTTTGGGCGCCGGAAACCGACATCCATCGGCAGGCGTTCGGCCACATGGGCGGCGGCTATCTGCAGATTTCCCAGCTGGAACCGGATGGAACCCCCGACCCGCGCAATCTGCAGCGTTCGATTGAACGCACCCGGGAGCAGGTTGAAAAGAACGTGGCGCCGATCGTCTATCTGATGGGGCACTCCCCCGGCAAATGGCAGCAGGAAAAGCATCCGGAAATCCTGCACGGCGGCCGCAACTTTACCCAGTACGACATCGACAGCCCGTTGGTCCGCGGTTGGATCAAGAACCTGTGCGAGGGCATGCTGCCGGCATTGTCCAAGGCCTGCGGCGACCAGCCGATGATGCACCTCGTGGCGAACGAGCCGCACTTTGCCACGGCCAAGGGCGGGTGGAAGGCCTCGAATGGTCTCTCGGATATCACTCTCGAAAAGTTCCACCGCTGGCTGGAGGCGAAGTATGAAAGCATTGCCGCGCTGAACCAGGTTTATGGAACCTCCCATTCCGGGTGGGACGAGGTGTTGTTCCACAACCAGCCGGTTGGGAATCGGCAGATCGATCCGAGGCTGCGCGGCACCCCGGTCTGGTACGACTGGAACCGCTTCAACCAGGAACGGGTGAGCGATTGGTTCACCTATCTAAAGGAACAAAGCCAAGCCAACGACGCCGGGCGCA belongs to Pontiella desulfatans and includes:
- a CDS encoding beta-galactosidase; this translates as MKMTLHRRNFIGGLVVGGTVLPRLGMANEAEWKHLVQRLAAKKERLASMIDEAQRKQLCIDYAETSFNVITLFQQAAQHDHDHMDRVREIFKTYGRYPKIDPVHTERLPLTELEGCIDVAESAMAELELQLARKARPAAPPDLGQGQMELAPFAYRLDGKPVFPSSLVWAPETDIHRQAFGHMGGGYLQISQLEPDGTPDPRNLQRSIERTREQVEKNVAPIVYLMGHSPGKWQQEKHPEILHGGRNFTQYDIDSPLVRGWIKNLCEGMLPALSKACGDQPMMHLVANEPHFATAKGGWKASNGLSDITLEKFHRWLEAKYESIAALNQVYGTSHSGWDEVLFHNQPVGNRQIDPRLRGTPVWYDWNRFNQERVSDWFTYLKEQSQANDAGRKAPMSIKMLGFTLSRNTRDGGMDIEYLTKLQDVMGADLRVAPSGAQFFGKHEEGMDPETGWQAHYAYDWSEQSMYLDFSKSLCPEKVFYDSEWHGFGAVSWRHFGMGRAYVRSALWLAFTHGMGVIKPWLWGRGEDGALSSKTDHVGELATQPIAVDAFGRTMKELNAHAEHVVALVPARRDFLIYYCEESAIQDEGYTAGFKELYEALKLLNLNVGFTTPNEMGRLDAATQTVLVPPTPFISTNSLERLKAFKGRVVLVGESFGKNEVGAPRAAGGIPAPFATLKHDHSFALVQPLETVLSPVAPKPLVAVAVTDKGGRKAVGVAMGQATDAKSGNMLLVLNNLGKDPRVVSIDPDLKVADLIHHRKIQNRIKLQPCDVRLLMVAM